CCTGGCTCAACTGCTCCAGCGCCGCACCGCCCTTAATCAGCGCCCCGCGACGTGCCGCTGCCGCCAGGCCTGAGGTAATCGCCGCCGGGGTGGAGATCACCAGCGCGCACGGACAGCCGATCAGCAGCAGGGTCAGCCCTTTATAAATCCAGCCCTCCCACGGTGCGCCGAAGAACAGCGGTGGCACCACGGTAACCAGCAGCGCCACCAGCATGATGGCGGGGGTGTAAATTCGGCTGAAGCGATCGATAAAGCGTTCGACCGGTGCGCGGCGCTCTTCGGCCTCTTCAATCAGCTTCAGGATGCGGTCGATGGCGCTGTCGCCCGGTTCAGAAAGCACGGTGAGCTGCACCAGTCGGTCAACGCTGGTGGCGCCCGCAGGCACTTTTTCACCTGCCGCACGCGCGACCGGGATGGATTCTCCGGTCAGGGCGCTTTCGTCAAAGCTTGCAGTGGCGGTCACGAGGGTCCCATCGGCTGGCAGACGCCCGCCAGCGGCGACTTCAATCACGTCGCCCGGGCGCAGCGTGTTGATGGCGACCGTTTCACGTTTGCCTTCATGGATCCGCGTGGCAGTTTCCGGCTTCAGCGCCATCAGCGCGCTCACCCCTTTGCGCGCCCGGCTCGCCGCCCAGCCCTCAAGCCGTTCGCCGATCAGGAACAGCAGCAGCACCATCGCCGCTTCCGCCGTCGCGCCAATAAACAGCGCGCCGATGGCCGCCACGCTCATCAGCATTTCAATGGCAAACCAGCTGCCGCTTCTCATCAGGCGCAGCGCCTGACGGGCAATTGGAAACAGGCCGACCAGCGTGGTGGCGATAAACGCCAGATTGCCGAACGGGTGATTGATCTGCTCCAGCCCCCAGCTCAGGGCCATCATGATGATAAGCGTGATTAGGGGCAGGTTCTCTTTTAGCGGGGAGGTTTTTTCAGCGGGCGCCGTTTCGCTGCGCAGGGTATAACCCGCTTTGCTGACGGCGGCTTCAACCTGTTTACTGACGTCGTTTTCGGCGCTGACCAGGAGCTTTTCGGTAGCAAACAGCACCTGAACGTGGTTCACGCCCGGCACCTGCTTCACCGCGTTTTCCACTTTGCGGGCGCAGGCCGCGCAGTCCATACCGTTGACCACCCAGCTGTAGTGATTGCCGCTTTCAGGCAGCGCGTCGACCTGGGTTTCGCACGCGCCCTCGCAGCAGCAGTCGTCTTTCAGCGGAACCGGGCTGAGCTTAAGTGCCGAGAATTGTGGAACTTTTTTCGGTGTTTCTGGAGTCGACATGGCAGTCTCCGGTAATGATAATTTTCTCATTAACCGCAGCATACACTCTGGAGTCGACTCCAGAGTCAAGCGTTATTTAGATATACAGTGAACGCACAATCAGGAAGTGTCCGGCAAAGTAACAGGCGGCGGAAATCGCATTATCCGCACGGAAGCGGCGGCGATAATGACTGCCCAACCAGACGATATTGCCGAGCAACAACAGCGCCGCGCCGAAGAAGGCGGACATGGCCTGAGACGTCGGGCGGAAGAACCACAGTTCACCGGCCAGCCACACCATCACCAGCGTCATGGCGATAAAGGTACATATCGGCAGACGCATCTCTTCCAGACGCGACCAGATCACCGCGATCAGCAGGGCGCCAATCACCAGCAGCACCAGCGGCAGTGGCCAGAAGAAGGAGAGCGTCATCTGGCTGGCAAAGTAGATGGTATAG
The sequence above is a segment of the Enterobacter hormaechei ATCC 49162 genome. Coding sequences within it:
- the zntA gene encoding Zn(II)/Cd(II)/Pb(II) translocating P-type ATPase ZntA, translated to MSTPETPKKVPQFSALKLSPVPLKDDCCCEGACETQVDALPESGNHYSWVVNGMDCAACARKVENAVKQVPGVNHVQVLFATEKLLVSAENDVSKQVEAAVSKAGYTLRSETAPAEKTSPLKENLPLITLIIMMALSWGLEQINHPFGNLAFIATTLVGLFPIARQALRLMRSGSWFAIEMLMSVAAIGALFIGATAEAAMVLLLFLIGERLEGWAASRARKGVSALMALKPETATRIHEGKRETVAINTLRPGDVIEVAAGGRLPADGTLVTATASFDESALTGESIPVARAAGEKVPAGATSVDRLVQLTVLSEPGDSAIDRILKLIEEAEERRAPVERFIDRFSRIYTPAIMLVALLVTVVPPLFFGAPWEGWIYKGLTLLLIGCPCALVISTPAAITSGLAAAARRGALIKGGAALEQLSQVQHIAFDKTGTLTVGKPQVTGVYPQDISEDALLTLAAAVEQGSTHPLAQAIVREAQERGLNIPSATAQRALVGSGIEAVVDGKKVLIAAAGAFADPQVEALEQAGQTVVAVMQDGVPMGMLALRDTLRDDAKDAINALHRLGVQGVILTGDNPRAAAAIAGELGLAFKAGLLPADKVRAVTEMNARAPLAMVGDGINDAPAMKAATIGIAMGSGTDVALETADAALTHNRLTGLAQMIDLARATRANIRQNIGIALGLKGIFLVTTLLGMTGLWLAVLADTGATVLVTANALRLLRQR
- a CDS encoding lysoplasmalogenase; this translates as MLWSFIAVCFSAWLYVDASYRGPAWQRWLFKPVTLLLLLLLAWQAPMFNAISYLVLAGLCASLIGDALTLLPRQRLLYAVGAFFLSHLLYTIYFASQMTLSFFWPLPLVLLVIGALLIAVIWSRLEEMRLPICTFIAMTLVMVWLAGELWFFRPTSQAMSAFFGAALLLLGNIVWLGSHYRRRFRADNAISAACYFAGHFLIVRSLYI